The proteins below are encoded in one region of Bremerella sp. P1:
- the lpdA gene encoding dihydrolipoyl dehydrogenase has product MAHTQLAVIGGGPGGYAAAFLAADEGMEVTLIEKEPRLGGTCLLRGCIPSKALLHVARVIDEVQELNKDWGVTFSEPQIELDKLRARKEGVIKSLTTGLGQLAKKRNVTIIKAKASFVDSSTLEFEGDDPSIPEGGKLTFDHAIVATGSIAAVPPAFQIDSPRVMDSTGALELQDIPETMLVIGGGYIGLEMGTVYAHLGTKVSVVELTDGLLPGADRNLVKPLAKKLEELFEGRIFTNTKVGSLGDRDGQVEVAFEGPNKFGTFKYDRVLVSIGRWPNTKGIGLENTQCVVDKRGFIGVDKQLRTADPKISAIGDVTGNPMLAHKATHEGRAAVEAILGHPVSFEPAAIPAVIFTDPEIAWAGLMEDEAKAMGKKVEVAMYPWAASGRAQALGRTDGLTKWIIDPETQRVLGCGIVGPGAGEMISEAVLALEMRAEVFDLTSTIHPHPTLSETVMNAGEVFFGTATEIYKPKKKS; this is encoded by the coding sequence ATGGCTCATACCCAATTGGCGGTCATCGGTGGTGGTCCCGGGGGCTACGCAGCAGCATTCTTGGCTGCCGACGAAGGAATGGAAGTCACCCTCATTGAAAAAGAACCGCGTCTCGGGGGAACGTGCTTGTTGCGTGGATGTATCCCGTCCAAAGCACTTCTGCACGTCGCACGCGTGATTGATGAAGTTCAAGAGTTGAACAAGGACTGGGGCGTTACGTTCAGCGAACCTCAGATCGAGCTCGACAAGCTTCGTGCCCGCAAGGAAGGGGTCATCAAGTCCCTGACGACCGGCCTGGGTCAGCTCGCCAAAAAGCGAAACGTGACCATCATTAAGGCCAAAGCCAGCTTTGTCGATTCGAGCACCCTGGAATTTGAAGGGGACGATCCTTCCATTCCCGAAGGTGGCAAGCTGACCTTTGATCACGCCATCGTCGCGACGGGTTCGATCGCTGCCGTTCCGCCGGCCTTCCAGATCGACTCGCCACGGGTGATGGACTCGACTGGCGCTCTCGAGCTGCAAGACATCCCGGAAACCATGCTGGTCATCGGTGGTGGCTACATTGGCCTCGAAATGGGTACCGTTTACGCCCATCTCGGTACCAAAGTCAGCGTGGTCGAACTTACCGACGGTCTTCTGCCGGGTGCCGACCGTAACCTAGTCAAGCCGCTCGCTAAGAAGCTGGAAGAGCTGTTCGAGGGTCGCATCTTCACCAATACCAAGGTTGGATCCCTGGGCGATCGCGACGGTCAGGTTGAAGTCGCATTCGAGGGGCCGAACAAGTTCGGTACGTTCAAGTACGACCGCGTCCTGGTTTCGATCGGTCGATGGCCGAATACCAAGGGAATTGGCCTAGAAAATACGCAGTGCGTTGTCGATAAACGCGGCTTCATCGGTGTCGACAAGCAGCTTCGCACGGCTGATCCGAAGATTTCGGCAATCGGTGACGTGACCGGCAACCCAATGCTCGCCCACAAAGCGACGCACGAAGGGCGTGCCGCCGTCGAGGCCATCTTGGGCCATCCGGTTTCCTTCGAGCCTGCTGCCATTCCTGCTGTGATCTTCACCGATCCCGAAATTGCCTGGGCAGGGCTGATGGAAGACGAAGCCAAGGCGATGGGCAAGAAGGTCGAAGTGGCCATGTATCCATGGGCTGCCAGCGGTCGTGCTCAAGCATTGGGACGCACCGATGGGTTGACCAAGTGGATTATCGATCCTGAAACCCAACGCGTTCTAGGCTGTGGAATCGTTGGTCCAGGTGCCGGTGAAATGATTTCTGAGGCCGTTTTGGCACTAGAAATGCGAGCCGAAGTCTTTGATCTGACCTCGACAATTCACCCCCATCCGACCTTGAGCGAGACCGTTATGAACGCTGGCGAGGTATTTTTCGGAACAGCTACCGAAATTTACAAGCCAAAGAAGAAGTCGTAA
- the aceE gene encoding pyruvate dehydrogenase (acetyl-transferring), homodimeric type, which produces MMPAEENLMRNNPSTFSQDVDPAETQEWLDSLDYVLEGKGDDRVRFLLSALENRAHARGVDVPFAANTPYINTIHSSEQPAYPGNREFERRIKSIIRWNAMAMVTRANKNFDGLGGHISTFASSATLVEVAFNHFLRGRGSGYEGDQVYFQGHASPGIYSRAFVEGRLTEKNLENFRRELQPEMGLSSYPHPWLMEDFWEFPTVSMGLGPICSIYQARFNRYMHDRGLKDTSKTRVWAFLGDGECDEPETLGAISLASREQLDNLTWVINCNLQRLDGPVRGNGKIIQELEAVFRGAGWNVIKVVWGSDWDPLLEADKTGLLVKRMEEVVDGQYQKYVVESGDYIRKHFFGKYPELLELVKNYSDEKLQKLARGGHDPEKVYAAYKAATECKGKPTVVIAKTIKGYGLGEAGEGRNVTHNQKKLNEEELREFRTRFSIPISDEEVVKAPFYRPPEDSAEMRYLKKRREELGGPVPSRPTTHPTSTIPTMEEYKEFLGGSKGKEMSTTMGFVRLLSKLCKDKNIGQNIVPIVPDESRTFGMEGMFRQVGIYAHSGQLYEPVDSDQLMYYKEAKDGQILEEGITEAGSMSSFISAGNSYSQHGINMIPFFIYYSMFGFQRIGDLVWCAADTRAKGFMIGGTAGRTTLNGEGLQHQDGHSHLNAIAFPTVRSYDVCYAYETAVITLDGMKKLYEQGETAIYYITVGNENYAMPEMPEGAEEGIIRGIYKLKTQDADKARATVQLMGSGTITRCVLDAAQILAEKYNIASDVWAVTSYTELRRDAQTCERWNMFHPTEEPKKSYIETVMDGVDGPFISASDNVRAWGEQIRPYLPGNMVALGTDGMGRSETREALRRHFEVDAESVVIATLYELARTGKIERTEVAQAIKDLNYDAEKPNPYFA; this is translated from the coding sequence ATGATGCCTGCGGAAGAGAATTTGATGCGGAACAACCCGTCGACCTTTTCCCAAGACGTGGACCCAGCCGAAACGCAAGAATGGCTCGACTCGCTCGACTACGTTCTGGAAGGAAAAGGCGATGACCGGGTTCGCTTTCTTCTTTCGGCATTAGAAAACCGAGCCCACGCACGCGGCGTGGACGTGCCGTTTGCAGCCAATACACCGTACATCAATACGATTCATTCTTCGGAACAGCCGGCTTATCCCGGTAACCGAGAATTTGAACGCCGTATCAAGAGTATCATCCGCTGGAACGCGATGGCGATGGTCACGCGGGCCAACAAAAACTTCGATGGCCTGGGTGGTCATATCAGCACGTTCGCCTCGAGCGCCACGCTGGTCGAAGTTGCTTTCAATCACTTCCTGCGTGGTCGTGGAAGCGGCTACGAAGGGGATCAGGTTTACTTCCAGGGCCACGCTTCGCCGGGTATTTACTCGCGAGCGTTTGTCGAAGGTCGTCTGACCGAAAAGAACCTGGAGAACTTCCGCCGCGAGCTGCAACCGGAAATGGGCCTGTCGTCCTATCCGCATCCGTGGCTGATGGAAGACTTCTGGGAATTCCCAACCGTTTCGATGGGTTTGGGGCCGATCTGCTCGATCTACCAGGCTCGCTTCAATCGCTACATGCATGACCGAGGGCTGAAAGACACCAGCAAGACTCGCGTCTGGGCGTTTCTCGGCGACGGCGAATGCGACGAACCAGAAACCTTGGGTGCGATCAGCCTCGCCTCGCGTGAGCAGTTGGATAACCTGACTTGGGTGATCAACTGTAACCTGCAGCGTCTCGATGGTCCGGTCCGTGGTAACGGCAAGATCATTCAGGAACTCGAAGCCGTCTTCCGCGGTGCCGGCTGGAACGTCATCAAGGTGGTCTGGGGAAGCGATTGGGATCCGCTGCTGGAAGCCGATAAAACCGGCCTTCTGGTTAAGCGAATGGAAGAAGTCGTCGACGGTCAGTACCAGAAGTACGTCGTCGAGTCTGGCGATTACATCCGTAAGCACTTCTTCGGCAAGTATCCTGAACTGCTGGAACTGGTGAAGAACTACTCCGACGAGAAGCTCCAGAAGCTGGCTCGCGGTGGTCACGATCCAGAAAAGGTTTACGCGGCCTACAAAGCTGCCACCGAGTGCAAAGGCAAGCCGACCGTCGTCATCGCCAAGACGATCAAGGGTTATGGTTTGGGCGAAGCCGGCGAAGGTCGTAACGTTACCCACAACCAGAAGAAGCTCAATGAAGAGGAACTGCGAGAGTTCCGGACTCGCTTCAGCATTCCGATCTCGGATGAAGAGGTCGTGAAGGCTCCGTTCTACCGTCCGCCGGAAGATAGCGCTGAGATGCGATATCTGAAGAAGCGACGCGAAGAACTGGGCGGCCCGGTTCCTTCCCGTCCGACGACTCACCCGACATCCACCATCCCGACCATGGAGGAATACAAAGAATTCCTCGGTGGTAGCAAGGGGAAGGAAATGTCGACCACGATGGGCTTTGTCCGCCTGCTTTCCAAGCTGTGCAAGGACAAGAACATCGGCCAGAACATCGTGCCGATCGTGCCCGACGAATCGCGTACCTTCGGTATGGAAGGTATGTTCCGCCAGGTTGGAATTTATGCCCACTCTGGCCAGTTGTACGAGCCGGTCGACTCCGATCAGCTGATGTACTACAAGGAAGCCAAAGACGGTCAGATCCTGGAAGAAGGGATCACCGAAGCGGGTTCGATGTCGTCGTTCATCTCGGCCGGCAATTCGTACTCGCAGCACGGCATCAACATGATTCCGTTCTTCATCTACTACAGCATGTTCGGCTTCCAGCGGATCGGTGACCTGGTCTGGTGTGCGGCTGATACGCGTGCCAAGGGTTTCATGATCGGTGGTACCGCCGGTCGTACGACCCTCAACGGTGAAGGCCTGCAGCACCAGGATGGCCACAGCCACCTGAACGCGATTGCCTTCCCAACGGTTCGCTCGTACGACGTATGCTACGCCTACGAAACAGCGGTCATCACGCTTGACGGGATGAAGAAGCTGTACGAACAAGGCGAAACGGCCATCTACTACATCACGGTAGGAAACGAAAACTACGCGATGCCTGAGATGCCGGAAGGTGCCGAAGAGGGCATCATTCGCGGGATCTACAAGCTGAAGACGCAAGATGCCGACAAGGCCCGTGCGACGGTTCAGCTGATGGGTAGTGGAACGATTACCCGCTGCGTGCTCGACGCCGCTCAGATCCTGGCCGAGAAGTACAATATTGCCAGCGACGTGTGGGCCGTTACCAGCTATACCGAGCTGCGTCGCGATGCTCAGACGTGCGAACGTTGGAACATGTTCCATCCCACCGAAGAGCCGAAGAAGTCATACATCGAGACGGTCATGGATGGGGTCGATGGACCTTTCATCTCGGCTTCGGACAACGTCCGGGCTTGGGGCGAACAGATCCGTCCTTACCTGCCTGGCAACATGGTTGCTCTGGGAACCGACGGCATGGGCCGCAGCGAAACTCGCGAAGCTCTGCGTCGTCACTTCGAGGTCGATGCTGAATCGGTGGTCATCGCCACGCTTTACGAGCTGGCGCGCACCGGCAAGATCGAGCGAACCGAAGTCGCTCAGGCGATCAAGGATTTAAACTACGACGCGGAAAAGCCAAATCCGTATTTTGCCTAA
- a CDS encoding Gfo/Idh/MocA family oxidoreductase — MKKPVLSRRSFLQTSAAAAMVAGTGFHQLASAAESKSANEILDIACIGVAHRAASNVSGVSGQNLVALCDIDDNYLNKAASQYDKHKSNKYNDFRVLLDKEKNIDAVVVSTPDHTHAPASMWAMHLGKHVYCEKPMTHTVHEAREMTDFAVKNKLATQLGTQIHAGNNYRRVVEAVQSGAIGNIQHVDVWVGKGWGGGKVPTDKPPVPKGVHWDLWLGPASYRDYSPVYMPAQWRRWWDFGGGTLGDMGCHYIDLVFWALKLKYPTKIAAEGPEPDAHTAPMGLTVNYEFPKTEVAPAVTMKWRDGNHSPKEIEGHKVPGSGVMFHGDKGMMLVTYGNFTLLPQEEFNGWKAPEQTIPNSIGHYEEWIKAIKEGTPTTCSFDYSGPLTETVLLGNVAYRSGGPIEWDAKSLTVTNNDSANQFIERKYREGWRI, encoded by the coding sequence ATGAAGAAACCAGTGTTAAGCCGTCGTTCTTTTCTCCAAACCTCTGCCGCGGCTGCCATGGTCGCCGGAACTGGCTTTCATCAGTTGGCCTCGGCTGCTGAATCGAAGTCCGCAAACGAAATTTTAGATATCGCGTGTATCGGCGTCGCGCACCGAGCTGCCTCGAACGTGAGCGGTGTCAGTGGCCAGAATCTGGTCGCCCTGTGCGATATCGACGACAACTACCTGAACAAGGCCGCGAGCCAATACGACAAGCACAAGTCGAACAAATACAACGATTTTCGCGTTCTCTTGGACAAAGAAAAGAATATCGACGCCGTTGTTGTCAGCACGCCCGATCACACGCATGCTCCGGCTTCGATGTGGGCGATGCATCTTGGCAAGCACGTCTACTGCGAAAAGCCGATGACCCATACGGTCCATGAAGCCCGCGAGATGACCGACTTCGCGGTCAAAAACAAGCTGGCCACCCAGCTTGGTACCCAGATTCACGCCGGCAACAACTATCGCCGCGTTGTCGAAGCGGTTCAGTCGGGTGCGATTGGTAACATCCAGCACGTCGATGTCTGGGTCGGCAAAGGCTGGGGTGGCGGTAAGGTCCCAACCGACAAGCCACCTGTGCCCAAGGGCGTTCACTGGGACCTCTGGCTCGGCCCAGCATCCTACCGCGACTATTCACCGGTCTACATGCCAGCCCAGTGGCGACGCTGGTGGGACTTTGGCGGCGGTACGCTCGGTGACATGGGTTGCCACTACATCGACTTGGTCTTCTGGGCTCTCAAACTGAAGTACCCCACGAAGATCGCAGCCGAAGGCCCAGAGCCTGATGCCCACACGGCCCCGATGGGACTAACCGTGAACTACGAGTTCCCCAAGACCGAAGTTGCCCCGGCAGTCACCATGAAGTGGCGTGACGGCAACCACAGCCCCAAGGAAATCGAAGGGCACAAGGTTCCCGGCTCAGGCGTCATGTTCCATGGCGACAAGGGCATGATGCTGGTCACCTACGGCAACTTCACCCTGCTGCCACAGGAAGAGTTCAACGGCTGGAAAGCTCCTGAACAGACTATCCCCAATTCCATCGGTCACTACGAGGAATGGATCAAGGCCATCAAGGAAGGTACGCCGACGACCTGTAGCTTCGACTACAGCGGCCCGCTGACCGAAACGGTTCTGCTGGGCAACGTTGCCTACCGCAGCGGTGGCCCGATCGAATGGGACGCCAAGAGCCTAACGGTCACCAACAACGACTCGGCGAACCAGTTCATCGAGCGAAAGTACCGTGAAGGATGGCGAATCTAA
- a CDS encoding VOC family protein: MPRPIPIKSLNHLALAVRDARVACGFYRDVLGFREVERPPFNFPGAWLVGYGIQIHILETEHLGDYGENPNSRANHYAFAVDDNSDLVDILNEHGIEYIQRVNAGNVHQTFFQDPDGHTIEVAVYPADPPFVD; this comes from the coding sequence ATGCCCCGCCCGATTCCGATCAAGAGCTTGAATCACCTGGCCCTGGCTGTTCGCGATGCCCGCGTTGCTTGCGGCTTCTACCGTGACGTCCTCGGTTTTCGCGAAGTCGAACGCCCTCCGTTCAATTTCCCCGGAGCCTGGCTGGTGGGATACGGCATTCAGATTCACATCCTGGAAACGGAACACCTCGGAGACTACGGCGAGAACCCGAACTCGCGGGCAAACCACTACGCATTTGCCGTCGACGACAACAGCGACTTGGTCGACATCCTCAACGAGCACGGCATCGAATACATTCAACGCGTCAACGCCGGAAACGTGCATCAAACGTTCTTCCAGGATCCGGATGGGCACACAATTGAAGTGGCTGTCTATCCGGCGGATCCGCCGTTTGTTGATTAG
- a CDS encoding 2-oxo acid dehydrogenase subunit E2 has translation MAIDVQLPDLGDGIESGDVLAVHVSVGDTIEKGQTLIEIETDKATVDVPSTEGGKIAKVHVKAGDTVAVHAPIVTLDAAGSGGAAAPAAEPPKEEKAPEPEPPAAPPKAAEPAPAAEAPKPTPQPPKPLAPPAPVTPPPAPVAEVPAADDSVPAGPAVRRFAREVGVDLRNVQGSGPNGRIERDDVLRTVRDLNQGGGSATKSGAASAPAATGSLPSLTGEAHEDKYGPVRIEKMKKIRKVTAAQMSKSWTTAPRVTNFDDADITALEELRQQSKDDYAEAGVKLTTMPFLIKAVAVALREHPELNATIDMEQEQVIYKDYVNVGIAVDSERGLMVPNMKNTDRLSIPDIARNLQQTASDIRGNTFEMSALQGGTFTISNLGAIGGTYSTPIINVPEVAILLVGRSRKMPVVVKDQIVARLMMPLSLSYDHRLVDGATAQRFLNDVKGLLENPSKLLMAP, from the coding sequence ATGGCGATAGACGTACAACTGCCTGATCTGGGCGATGGAATTGAATCGGGAGACGTGCTGGCCGTTCATGTTTCGGTTGGCGACACGATCGAAAAGGGACAAACCCTGATCGAAATCGAAACCGACAAAGCTACGGTCGACGTCCCTAGCACCGAAGGGGGCAAGATCGCAAAGGTCCACGTCAAGGCTGGCGACACCGTGGCTGTTCACGCGCCGATCGTGACACTCGATGCTGCCGGTTCCGGCGGTGCAGCTGCTCCAGCGGCAGAACCACCAAAGGAAGAGAAGGCTCCGGAACCCGAGCCGCCTGCCGCTCCGCCAAAGGCCGCGGAACCTGCCCCCGCAGCGGAAGCCCCCAAACCAACTCCTCAGCCGCCTAAGCCACTCGCACCACCTGCTCCTGTTACGCCCCCACCGGCGCCAGTGGCGGAAGTGCCTGCTGCGGATGACAGCGTGCCTGCTGGCCCAGCCGTGCGTCGCTTTGCCCGCGAAGTGGGTGTCGATTTGCGTAACGTTCAAGGTTCTGGCCCCAACGGACGTATCGAACGGGACGACGTTCTGCGAACGGTTCGCGACCTGAACCAGGGTGGCGGTTCCGCTACGAAGTCAGGTGCGGCTTCCGCTCCGGCGGCGACTGGTTCGTTGCCATCGCTTACCGGCGAAGCACACGAGGACAAGTACGGTCCGGTTCGCATCGAGAAGATGAAGAAGATCCGCAAGGTCACTGCGGCTCAAATGAGCAAGAGCTGGACGACCGCTCCGCGGGTTACCAACTTCGACGACGCGGACATCACGGCCCTCGAAGAGCTGCGTCAGCAAAGCAAGGACGACTACGCCGAAGCTGGCGTCAAGCTGACCACCATGCCGTTCCTGATCAAGGCCGTTGCCGTTGCTCTGCGTGAGCACCCGGAACTGAATGCCACGATCGACATGGAACAAGAGCAGGTCATCTACAAAGACTATGTGAACGTCGGGATCGCCGTCGATTCCGAGCGTGGCCTGATGGTGCCGAACATGAAGAACACCGATCGACTGTCGATTCCCGACATCGCTCGTAACCTTCAGCAAACGGCCTCCGACATTCGTGGCAACACGTTCGAGATGTCGGCCCTGCAAGGCGGCACCTTCACGATCAGCAACCTGGGTGCCATCGGTGGTACGTACAGCACCCCGATCATCAACGTTCCCGAAGTCGCCATCCTTCTGGTTGGCCGCTCGCGAAAGATGCCGGTCGTCGTGAAAGACCAGATCGTGGCTCGCCTGATGATGCCGCTGAGTCTGTCGTACGATCACCGCCTGGTCGATGGTGCAACTGCCCAGCGATTCCTGAACGACGTAAAGGGTCTTCTAGAGAACCCCAGCAAGTTGCTGATGGCTCCCTAG
- the rpsD gene encoding 30S ribosomal protein S4, with protein sequence MGHYTGPKAKINRRLGAVIYESRGAMRAADRRPNPPGMHNRPKRPSNYGAALMEKQKIKHYYGIGEKQLRRYFSHAKHSKGNTGENLLSLCERRLDNIVRRAGLALTRCQARQGIVHGHFLVNGHKVDKPSYQMRPGDVVSVRGREKLQILYRSIHADSSGEPAAFLSPDPETLSVTYDAVPGPEDISLPVDVNMVVEFMSR encoded by the coding sequence ATGGGCCATTACACAGGTCCCAAGGCCAAAATCAACCGTCGTCTCGGTGCCGTAATTTACGAAAGCCGTGGCGCTATGCGTGCTGCCGATCGTCGGCCGAACCCCCCAGGCATGCACAATCGCCCGAAGCGCCCGTCCAACTACGGTGCTGCTTTGATGGAAAAGCAAAAGATCAAGCACTATTACGGCATTGGTGAGAAGCAGCTCCGTCGCTATTTCTCCCACGCCAAGCACAGCAAGGGCAACACGGGTGAAAACCTGTTGTCGTTGTGCGAACGCCGCTTGGACAACATCGTTCGTCGTGCCGGTTTGGCCCTGACGCGTTGCCAGGCTCGCCAGGGGATCGTGCACGGTCACTTCCTGGTAAACGGCCACAAGGTCGACAAGCCATCCTACCAGATGCGTCCCGGCGACGTGGTAAGCGTCCGCGGTCGTGAAAAGCTGCAAATCCTTTACCGCAGCATTCACGCTGATTCGTCCGGTGAGCCAGCTGCGTTTCTGTCGCCTGACCCGGAAACCCTGTCGGTGACCTACGACGCCGTTCCCGGCCCGGAAGACATCAGCCTGCCGGTGGACGTGAACATGGTGGTCGAATTCATGTCGCGTTAA